The following proteins are co-located in the Paludibaculum fermentans genome:
- a CDS encoding GH116 family glycosyl-hydrolase — translation MQTDRRSFLKIASATPAALSAQIAPPGASGGVPWPRRFAGVQLQQIAFPLGGIAAGSISLGGRGQLRDWEIFNRPDKGNAPNYALPAIWAQVGDRKPVAKIAEARYLPPYEGSSGLGSNNMPGMPRMDTAVFTGSYPMAHIDFRDRRLPVRLSLEAFTPIFPLDADESGLPVAILRYKVSNPANVPAKVALCYSIDNVVDKGDGRTNEEKTSGALHGLVMSNPGLAGDHELKGDFTLAALGDGEVSFWRGWPKGRWWNSPMLFWDEFSAKGRLEKEPDPRNAVGAVSIRKEIPAGGSADFTFILAWHFPNRTPGRCGWHSDKGDEKTLIGNYYSTRFKDSWSAAEYLATNLPVLEKKTRAFVQAMRDSTLPGAVKDAAMSNISTLATTTSFRTSDGEFHGFEGVNDKQGCCHGSCTHVWNYESTTAMVYPTLARSLRNAVFGHMMDERGAIHFRETLPTKGARSGLAAADGQMGQIMKAYLDWRLWGDRAWLKKIYPAVKKSIEFCWVPGGWDANKDGVMEGAQHNTYDVEFYGPNPMCGIYYLGALRAGEELAKASGDAAFAKECRGLYERGRQWIEANLFNGEYFIQKVQGTKKSTVAKALISDMGSEDTENPEYQMGNGCLVDQLIGQYQAEVCGLGPLVSEAMIEKTLKSIYQYNYKREMFDHECVQRTYILNDEAGLVVCDYGKGTRPHIPFPYYGEVFTGLEHATASHLIYAGMAAEGMECFVNVRMRYDGQRRNPWNEAECGHHYARAMSAWSGILALTGFVYHAPEKKLILKPQHKLTELKCFWSTASGWGTFELGSAGLRINVEDGFLDLAEVELAKRSVKLPEPVRIAPGQPYKIA, via the coding sequence ATGCAGACCGATCGTCGTTCGTTCCTCAAGATCGCCAGCGCCACCCCCGCCGCTCTATCCGCCCAGATCGCACCGCCCGGCGCGAGTGGCGGGGTGCCCTGGCCTCGCAGGTTCGCCGGCGTCCAACTGCAACAGATCGCTTTCCCGCTGGGCGGCATCGCGGCTGGTTCCATTTCGCTGGGTGGCCGCGGCCAACTGCGCGACTGGGAGATCTTCAATCGTCCCGACAAAGGCAACGCGCCCAACTATGCACTGCCCGCCATCTGGGCTCAGGTGGGTGACCGCAAGCCCGTCGCCAAGATCGCCGAGGCGCGCTACCTGCCGCCGTACGAGGGATCGAGTGGATTGGGGTCCAACAATATGCCCGGCATGCCGCGCATGGATACAGCGGTCTTCACCGGTTCTTACCCCATGGCCCACATCGACTTCCGCGATCGCCGCCTGCCGGTGCGGCTGTCGCTGGAGGCCTTCACGCCCATCTTTCCGCTCGACGCGGATGAGTCGGGCCTGCCCGTAGCGATTCTGCGCTACAAAGTATCGAATCCGGCCAATGTGCCGGCCAAAGTGGCTCTCTGCTACTCGATCGACAATGTGGTGGATAAGGGCGACGGGCGGACCAACGAAGAGAAGACCTCCGGCGCCTTGCACGGCTTAGTGATGTCGAATCCAGGGCTTGCGGGTGACCACGAGCTCAAGGGCGACTTCACCCTGGCTGCTTTGGGTGACGGCGAAGTCAGCTTCTGGCGCGGCTGGCCGAAGGGCCGCTGGTGGAATAGCCCCATGCTGTTCTGGGACGAATTCTCCGCCAAAGGGCGCCTGGAGAAAGAACCGGATCCGCGCAACGCCGTGGGCGCCGTGTCGATCCGCAAAGAGATCCCGGCCGGCGGTTCCGCCGATTTCACTTTCATCCTGGCCTGGCACTTCCCCAACCGGACGCCGGGCCGCTGCGGCTGGCACTCCGACAAGGGCGACGAGAAGACGCTGATCGGCAACTACTACTCGACGCGGTTCAAGGACTCCTGGTCGGCGGCGGAGTATCTGGCGACCAACCTGCCGGTGCTGGAGAAGAAGACCCGGGCGTTTGTCCAGGCGATGCGCGATTCCACGCTGCCCGGCGCGGTGAAGGATGCCGCGATGAGCAACATCTCGACGCTGGCCACGACCACCAGTTTCCGTACCTCCGACGGCGAATTCCACGGCTTCGAGGGCGTCAACGACAAGCAGGGGTGCTGCCACGGATCGTGCACCCACGTCTGGAACTACGAGTCGACCACGGCGATGGTTTATCCGACGCTGGCGCGCAGCCTGCGCAATGCAGTGTTCGGCCACATGATGGACGAGCGCGGGGCGATCCACTTCCGCGAGACCCTGCCCACCAAAGGCGCGCGATCGGGCCTGGCGGCGGCCGACGGGCAGATGGGCCAAATCATGAAAGCCTACCTGGACTGGCGGCTGTGGGGCGACCGCGCGTGGTTGAAGAAGATCTATCCGGCGGTGAAGAAGTCCATTGAATTCTGCTGGGTACCGGGCGGCTGGGACGCGAACAAAGACGGCGTGATGGAGGGCGCGCAGCACAACACGTACGACGTCGAGTTCTACGGGCCGAATCCGATGTGCGGCATCTACTACCTGGGGGCCCTCAGGGCAGGGGAGGAACTGGCTAAGGCTTCCGGCGATGCGGCGTTTGCCAAGGAGTGCCGCGGCCTCTATGAGCGCGGGCGGCAATGGATCGAAGCCAATCTTTTCAACGGCGAATACTTCATCCAGAAGGTGCAGGGGACGAAGAAGTCGACCGTAGCGAAGGCCCTGATCTCCGACATGGGCAGCGAGGACACGGAAAACCCCGAATACCAGATGGGGAATGGGTGTCTGGTCGATCAGCTCATCGGGCAGTACCAGGCCGAGGTCTGCGGTCTGGGACCGTTGGTCAGCGAGGCGATGATCGAGAAGACCCTGAAGTCGATCTACCAGTACAACTATAAGCGGGAGATGTTCGATCACGAGTGCGTGCAGCGCACGTACATCCTCAACGACGAGGCCGGGCTGGTGGTGTGCGACTACGGCAAAGGGACGCGGCCGCATATCCCGTTCCCGTATTACGGCGAGGTCTTTACGGGGCTGGAACATGCGACGGCTTCCCACCTGATCTACGCCGGGATGGCGGCCGAGGGCATGGAGTGTTTCGTGAATGTCCGCATGCGCTACGACGGCCAGCGGCGCAATCCGTGGAACGAAGCCGAGTGCGGCCACCACTACGCCCGGGCGATGTCCGCCTGGAGCGGCATCCTCGCTTTGACCGGCTTTGTATACCACGCTCCGGAGAAGAAGCTGATCCTGAAGCCGCAGCATAAGTTGACGGAATTGAAGTGCTTCTGGTCGACAGCCAGCGGCTGGGGCACCTTTGAACTGGGCTCGGCCGGGCTCAGGATTAACGTGGAAGACGGGTTCCTGGATCTGGCTGAGGTGGAACTGGCCAAGCGGTCGGTCAAGCTGCCGGAGCCAGTCAGGATCGCCCCAGGCCAACCGTACAAGATCGCCTGA
- a CDS encoding LssY C-terminal domain-containing protein, producing MRCFLSLWICAIALPVLGLAADPAVKQITVDGKQAWVDTGIDVQSGDMVKIEAEGSLKYADAAQSSNPEGLARGWKDLIRVLPVNDAGRGALIGRIGSDDSARPFFIGARRESRMPVPGRLFVGLNSGSSTAEGEYKVTIQVTSRAKDTETEFKGVLPPVTDADLAKIPRRVVDKDGNEGDRVNFLVLGTEEQVKQALQSVGWVTVDRSVKDTLLRGALGTLSKQAYLTMPMSELMVFGRAQDYGFAMSDPIKTVMARHHFRIWKAPFEVGGLTLFVGAGTHDIGF from the coding sequence TTGCGCTGTTTTCTAAGCCTGTGGATCTGTGCGATCGCATTGCCGGTGTTGGGTTTAGCCGCTGATCCGGCGGTCAAGCAGATCACCGTCGACGGCAAGCAAGCGTGGGTCGATACGGGGATCGACGTGCAATCCGGCGACATGGTCAAGATTGAGGCCGAGGGCTCCCTGAAGTATGCCGATGCGGCGCAGAGCTCCAACCCCGAAGGGCTCGCCCGCGGTTGGAAGGATCTCATTCGGGTACTGCCCGTGAATGACGCCGGCCGCGGCGCCCTCATCGGCCGCATTGGTTCCGACGATTCCGCGCGGCCCTTCTTCATAGGCGCCCGGCGCGAGAGCCGCATGCCGGTCCCCGGGCGGCTGTTTGTCGGCCTGAACTCCGGCAGTTCGACGGCGGAAGGCGAGTATAAGGTGACGATCCAGGTCACCAGCCGGGCCAAGGATACGGAAACCGAGTTCAAAGGAGTGCTGCCGCCGGTCACGGATGCCGACTTGGCCAAGATCCCGCGGCGTGTCGTGGACAAGGACGGCAACGAAGGCGACCGCGTCAATTTCCTGGTGCTGGGCACTGAGGAGCAGGTGAAGCAGGCGCTGCAATCCGTGGGCTGGGTGACGGTGGATCGCAGCGTGAAGGATACGCTGCTGCGGGGCGCGCTGGGCACGTTGTCCAAGCAGGCCTACCTGACCATGCCGATGAGCGAACTCATGGTCTTCGGGCGCGCGCAGGATTACGGCTTCGCCATGTCGGATCCGATCAAGACGGTCATGGCGCGCCATCATTTCCGCATCTGGAAGGCGCCGTTCGAGGTGGGCGGGCTGACGTTGTTTGTCGGCGCGGGCACGCACGACATCGGTTTTTGA
- a CDS encoding LssY C-terminal domain-containing protein, with translation MTRTSATAIITHKIDPDTDLEREYIGETLKQSGQVVKLDYVTPKDTVTKAKTAHGEEFHRRAGPGGLPEAGERRRFRAVQRLLLLRAGAEQPGWGPGAVQRSGCRRRARAI, from the coding sequence TTGACAAGGACCAGCGCAACGGCAATTATCACCCACAAGATCGATCCCGATACCGACCTGGAGCGCGAGTACATTGGTGAAACGCTGAAGCAGAGCGGCCAGGTGGTGAAGCTCGACTACGTGACGCCGAAGGATACGGTGACGAAGGCCAAGACCGCGCATGGCGAGGAGTTCCACCGACGGGCGGGTCCTGGTGGTCTACCTGAAGCCGGAGAACGGCGACGTTTCCGAGCAGTTCAGCGACTACTTCTGCTCCGTGCTGGCGCAGAACAACCCGGATGGGGACCTGGGGCCGTGCAGCGAAGTGGCTGCAGACGCCGGGCAAGAGCGATATGA
- a CDS encoding lipase family protein, translated as MGTWGRAAKWLQTPGKSDMKLGEISKDYRILIVPGIMNTCVADTPAYDKGRKALTDKYGLTTELLSVPNDSSEANAKAIASFIQEKMKDDKRKFIVVGYSKGTPDLQVALAQEAGVKENVAAFISTAGASGGSPVADSLPMQLDAYLSKVKQGKCQGNLAEGFKSLKKDVRQRFLSSYPHPMVPTYSLAAVTTAESVPKTAAQTFKMLSAWDKYNDSQLLKLDQIIPESKYLGVVNSDHLNVALSMGSTFPRAALLEATVRFVIDDLSKSGVIKPAETTKTEPKKKSWADGFGN; from the coding sequence ATGGGGACCTGGGGCCGTGCAGCGAAGTGGCTGCAGACGCCGGGCAAGAGCGATATGAAGCTGGGGGAGATCTCGAAGGACTACCGGATTCTGATTGTGCCCGGCATCATGAACACCTGCGTCGCCGATACTCCGGCCTACGACAAGGGCCGCAAGGCGCTGACAGACAAGTACGGACTGACGACGGAATTGCTGTCCGTTCCGAATGATTCCAGTGAGGCGAACGCCAAGGCGATCGCGTCGTTCATCCAGGAGAAGATGAAGGACGACAAGCGCAAGTTCATCGTGGTGGGGTACTCGAAGGGCACGCCCGACCTGCAGGTGGCGCTGGCACAGGAGGCGGGCGTGAAAGAGAACGTCGCGGCGTTCATCAGCACGGCGGGCGCCTCCGGCGGATCGCCCGTGGCCGATTCGTTGCCGATGCAGCTCGACGCGTACCTGTCGAAAGTGAAGCAGGGCAAGTGCCAGGGCAACCTGGCCGAGGGCTTCAAGAGCCTCAAGAAAGATGTGCGGCAGCGCTTCCTGTCCTCCTATCCGCACCCGATGGTACCCACCTATTCGCTGGCCGCCGTGACCACGGCGGAATCGGTGCCGAAGACCGCCGCGCAGACTTTCAAGATGCTGTCGGCGTGGGATAAGTACAACGACAGCCAACTTCTGAAGCTGGACCAGATCATCCCGGAGTCGAAGTACCTGGGCGTCGTGAACTCCGACCACCTGAACGTCGCCCTGTCGATGGGCAGCACCTTTCCGCGAGCCGCGCTGCTGGAAGCGACCGTGCGCTTCGTCATTGACGACCTGAGCAAGAGCGGAGTGATCAAACCCGCCGAGACGACCAAGACTGAACCCAAGAAGAAGAGTTGGGCGGATGGGTTTGGGAATTAG
- a CDS encoding GNAT family N-acetyltransferase: MEYTIRPVAASELELVLRHRIGMFRQMGYESEAELARIRGLSEPFFAAALSNGTYKAWVAVDESGAAAAGTGVLLLPYQPGPNDTRAERAFIINVYTEPQHRRQGLARKLMGVAVDWCREAGFAIVSLHASNEGRPLYESLGFQATNEMRLPLRKDRA; this comes from the coding sequence ATGGAGTACACCATCAGGCCGGTGGCCGCCAGCGAGCTGGAGCTGGTGCTGCGTCACCGGATCGGGATGTTCCGTCAGATGGGTTACGAGTCGGAAGCGGAGTTGGCCCGCATTCGCGGTCTATCCGAGCCTTTCTTCGCAGCCGCGCTGAGCAACGGGACTTACAAAGCGTGGGTGGCGGTGGATGAGAGCGGCGCAGCAGCCGCCGGAACGGGTGTGCTGTTACTGCCGTACCAGCCGGGCCCGAACGACACGCGGGCGGAACGCGCTTTCATCATCAACGTCTACACGGAGCCGCAGCATCGCCGGCAAGGCTTGGCCCGGAAACTGATGGGAGTCGCTGTGGACTGGTGTCGCGAGGCCGGGTTCGCCATTGTCTCGCTGCATGCCAGCAATGAGGGGCGGCCGTTGTATGAGTCGTTAGGCTTCCAGGCGACCAACGAGATGCGTCTGCCGCTGCGAAAGGATCGCGCATGA
- a CDS encoding ion channel, which translates to MAKIAFDPGITERFSGRLRRIIDEDGSFNVRRVGGHLRDAGYFLYFMNLSWPAFLVQVPLIYLGIELLFAIAYYLVGVENLSGAPHNTPLQSFASAFFFSIQTFTTVGYGHIAPNSLMASSVAAVEAMSGILSLAIATGLIFARFSRPSAHMAFSENAVIAPFQDGQALMFRVANRRPNVLLELEARILLMTVENVDGELKRRYAPLNLERPGVLFLPLVWTVVHPITMDSPLWGRTPEDLQRLQAEFLVMIKAFDDTFSQSVHARRSYLTEEVKWNMRFAQSFRAGSEGEMELDLARLNDQVPA; encoded by the coding sequence ATGGCGAAGATAGCTTTCGATCCAGGCATAACAGAGCGTTTTTCGGGACGGCTCCGGCGGATCATCGATGAAGACGGATCGTTCAACGTCCGGCGGGTGGGCGGCCATCTGCGCGACGCCGGGTACTTTCTGTACTTCATGAACCTGAGCTGGCCGGCGTTTCTGGTGCAGGTGCCCCTCATCTACCTGGGCATCGAGTTGTTATTCGCGATCGCCTACTACCTGGTGGGGGTGGAGAACCTCTCGGGCGCGCCGCACAATACGCCACTGCAGTCGTTTGCCAGCGCCTTCTTCTTCAGTATTCAGACGTTTACCACGGTGGGCTACGGCCACATCGCGCCGAACAGCCTGATGGCCAGTTCGGTGGCGGCCGTGGAAGCGATGTCAGGCATCCTGAGCCTGGCGATTGCAACCGGCTTGATTTTCGCCCGATTTTCGCGGCCCTCGGCTCACATGGCATTCAGCGAGAATGCGGTGATCGCTCCATTTCAGGACGGGCAGGCATTGATGTTCCGGGTGGCGAACCGGCGTCCCAATGTCCTGTTGGAGTTGGAGGCGCGCATCCTGCTGATGACTGTCGAGAACGTGGACGGCGAGTTGAAGCGGCGCTACGCTCCGCTGAACCTGGAACGGCCGGGGGTCCTGTTTCTGCCTTTGGTGTGGACCGTGGTGCACCCCATCACGATGGACAGTCCGTTGTGGGGCCGGACGCCGGAGGACCTGCAGCGCCTGCAGGCTGAGTTTCTGGTGATGATCAAAGCGTTTGACGACACCTTCAGCCAGTCGGTGCATGCGCGGCGCAGCTACCTGACGGAGGAAGTGAAATGGAATATGCGGTTTGCGCAGTCGTTCCGGGCGGGTAGTGAGGGCGAGATGGAACTCGATCTCGCCCGGTTGAACGATCAGGTGCCCGCGTAG
- a CDS encoding lactate racemase domain-containing protein — MSLYFAAGSETTEFTSAELKTALYQALDALGPRKRVLCLPPDITRFHSRAGELTRLAWEYYGDSLAAVLPALGTHTAMTEAEIGHMFGDMPVSLFKVHDWRNGITTLGEVPASFIREVSEGALDFTWPAQVANLVAEGGFDLILSLGQVVPHEVIGMANYNKNVFVGTGGSEGINKSHFLGAVYGMERIMGRADTPVRRVLNYASDHFAQHLPIVYVQTVVGKNNAGQLALRGLYVGDDVECFEKASALSLKVNFVMMEREIKKAVVFLDPSEFRSTWLGNKSVYRTRMALADGGDLIVLAPGVKEFGEDPTIDKLIRKYGYRNTPDVLEAVKNNPDLAGNLSAAAHLIHGTSEGRFRITYCPGYLTREEVESVHYQYGNLAEMTQKYNPESLQDGFNDVDGEEIFYISNPALGLWAYRGRFQ; from the coding sequence ATGAGTCTGTACTTCGCCGCCGGCTCGGAGACCACGGAATTCACCTCCGCCGAGCTCAAAACCGCCCTCTACCAGGCCCTCGACGCCCTGGGCCCCCGCAAGAGAGTCCTCTGCCTGCCGCCCGACATCACGCGCTTCCACTCGCGCGCCGGTGAACTCACGCGGCTCGCCTGGGAGTATTACGGCGACAGCCTGGCCGCCGTCCTGCCCGCCCTCGGCACGCATACGGCCATGACCGAGGCCGAGATCGGCCATATGTTCGGCGACATGCCCGTGTCGCTGTTCAAGGTGCACGACTGGCGCAACGGCATCACGACGCTCGGCGAAGTGCCCGCGTCCTTCATCCGCGAAGTTTCGGAAGGCGCGCTCGACTTCACCTGGCCCGCCCAGGTGGCCAACCTCGTCGCCGAAGGCGGCTTCGACCTCATCCTGTCGCTGGGGCAGGTGGTCCCCCACGAAGTCATCGGCATGGCGAACTACAACAAGAACGTGTTCGTCGGCACCGGAGGCAGCGAGGGCATCAACAAAAGCCATTTCCTCGGCGCAGTGTACGGCATGGAACGCATCATGGGCCGCGCCGACACGCCCGTCCGCCGCGTCCTGAACTACGCCTCCGACCATTTCGCCCAGCACCTGCCCATCGTCTATGTACAGACCGTGGTCGGCAAGAACAACGCCGGCCAGCTCGCCCTGCGCGGCCTCTACGTCGGCGATGACGTGGAGTGTTTCGAGAAGGCCTCCGCCCTCAGCCTGAAGGTCAACTTCGTGATGATGGAGCGCGAGATCAAAAAGGCCGTGGTCTTCCTGGATCCCAGCGAATTCCGCAGCACCTGGCTCGGCAACAAGAGCGTCTACCGCACCCGCATGGCCCTGGCCGATGGCGGCGACCTGATCGTGCTCGCCCCGGGCGTGAAGGAGTTTGGCGAGGACCCCACCATCGACAAGCTCATCCGCAAGTACGGCTACCGCAACACGCCGGACGTGCTTGAAGCGGTGAAGAACAACCCGGACCTTGCCGGCAATCTCAGCGCCGCCGCCCACCTGATCCACGGCACGTCCGAGGGCCGCTTCCGCATCACCTACTGCCCCGGCTACCTGACCCGCGAAGAGGTGGAGAGCGTCCACTACCAGTACGGCAATCTGGCCGAGATGACGCAGAAGTACAATCCGGAGAGCCTGCAGGACGGCTTCAACGACGTCGACGGCGAGGAGATCTTCTACATCTCCAATCCGGCGCTGGGCTTGTGGGCCTATCGTGGCCGCTTCCAGTAA
- the thrB gene encoding homoserine kinase: MSWTEVRVPATSANLGPGFDALGMALSIYLECRFRRSEKLIITPSGRDANMISPGPENLIWQTALQVSEHTGRPMPMIELQVNNDIPIGKGLGSSAAALVAGVVIADEVLGLGWDRHKILDEAARIEGHPDNVAAAALGSIVASAIDTDGITRAVRMQLPARYGIAIIVPDFILPTSEARAVLPQSYSRADAVFNIQRSALLIAAMLTQTTDAFHEALMDRLHQPYRARLVPGLSEMLELRVEGLLGCALSGAGPSVLVFYERGHEEVCEQMRGIFQKHGHGSEILWAHIPDHGYDLLQGL, encoded by the coding sequence ATGAGTTGGACCGAAGTACGTGTTCCGGCGACGAGCGCCAACCTGGGGCCGGGCTTTGACGCCCTGGGCATGGCGCTCAGCATCTATCTCGAGTGCCGTTTCCGGCGGTCGGAGAAGCTGATCATCACCCCCTCGGGCCGTGATGCAAACATGATCTCGCCCGGCCCGGAGAATCTCATTTGGCAGACCGCACTGCAGGTGAGCGAGCATACGGGACGCCCGATGCCCATGATCGAGCTGCAGGTGAACAACGACATCCCCATCGGCAAGGGCCTCGGCTCGTCCGCGGCCGCGCTAGTGGCGGGCGTCGTCATCGCCGACGAGGTGCTGGGCCTGGGCTGGGATCGTCACAAGATCCTGGATGAAGCGGCGCGTATCGAAGGACACCCGGATAACGTGGCGGCCGCGGCACTGGGCTCCATCGTCGCCAGCGCCATCGACACGGACGGCATCACGCGCGCCGTGCGCATGCAGCTGCCGGCCCGCTACGGCATCGCCATCATCGTGCCGGACTTCATCCTGCCCACCTCGGAAGCGCGCGCCGTGCTGCCGCAAAGCTACTCACGCGCCGATGCGGTCTTCAACATCCAGCGCTCGGCCCTGCTGATCGCGGCCATGCTGACGCAGACCACCGACGCGTTCCACGAAGCGCTGATGGACCGCCTGCACCAGCCCTACCGGGCGCGCCTCGTGCCCGGCCTCAGCGAGATGCTGGAGCTGCGCGTGGAGGGCCTGCTGGGCTGCGCGCTGTCGGGCGCGGGTCCCAGCGTCCTGGTGTTCTATGAGCGCGGTCACGAGGAAGTCTGCGAACAGATGCGCGGCATCTTCCAGAAGCACGGCCACGGCAGCGAGATCCTATGGGCGCACATCCCGGATCACGGTTACGATCTGCTGCAGGGCCTGTAA
- a CDS encoding Gfo/Idh/MocA family protein, whose product MRVGMIGTGAISHKHAQAYKNIGYRITVCTDVFPEAGQRFAQQYGCEFVPTYEEVCSHPDVDYVDVCTFPDFRLQPIEIAAKNGKAIQVQKPISTNVETARKMIETAKAGGVVLGVVSQHRFDDSTIFVKKAIEDGRLGKILQADAYVKWWRSEAYYSRSIKGSWAVEGGGALINQAVHQVDVLGYLVGGVAELYGQWQLAARHKIESEDVINALLKYKSGATGVIQASTAFWPGYSERIEIHGTKGTCIFTGDKLTTWDVDGDSGDPAPVEKEVMSGSSDPMAIPLTPFERQFLDFGNAVKNNTTPLVSGEEGLKALEIVEGVYQSCRSGLPVKF is encoded by the coding sequence TTGCGAGTCGGCATGATCGGCACGGGCGCGATTTCTCATAAACACGCGCAGGCTTACAAGAACATCGGATACCGGATCACTGTCTGTACGGACGTGTTTCCGGAGGCAGGTCAACGCTTTGCCCAGCAGTACGGCTGCGAGTTCGTGCCCACTTACGAAGAGGTCTGCAGCCATCCCGACGTGGATTACGTCGACGTCTGCACCTTCCCCGACTTCCGCCTGCAGCCCATCGAGATCGCGGCCAAGAACGGCAAGGCGATCCAGGTACAGAAGCCGATTTCAACCAACGTCGAGACCGCCCGCAAGATGATCGAGACGGCCAAGGCCGGCGGCGTCGTGCTCGGCGTGGTCAGCCAGCACCGCTTCGACGACTCCACCATCTTCGTGAAGAAGGCTATCGAAGACGGCCGCCTGGGCAAGATCCTGCAGGCCGACGCGTATGTGAAGTGGTGGCGCAGCGAAGCTTACTATTCCCGCTCGATCAAGGGCAGTTGGGCCGTGGAAGGCGGCGGGGCGCTGATCAACCAGGCCGTCCACCAGGTGGACGTGCTGGGTTACCTCGTCGGCGGCGTGGCCGAACTCTACGGGCAGTGGCAACTCGCCGCGCGTCACAAGATCGAAAGTGAAGACGTCATCAACGCTCTGCTGAAGTATAAGAGCGGCGCGACCGGCGTCATCCAGGCGTCCACCGCCTTCTGGCCCGGCTACTCCGAGCGCATCGAGATCCACGGCACCAAGGGCACCTGCATCTTCACGGGCGACAAGCTCACCACGTGGGATGTGGACGGCGACTCGGGCGATCCGGCTCCGGTGGAGAAGGAAGTCATGAGCGGCTCGTCCGACCCCATGGCCATCCCGCTGACGCCGTTCGAACGCCAGTTCCTCGATTTCGGCAATGCGGTGAAGAACAACACGACGCCGCTGGTCTCCGGCGAAGAAGGCCTGAAGGCACTGGAAATCGTGGAAGGTGTCTACCAGAGCTGCCGCAGCGGCCTGCCGGTGAAGTTCTAG
- a CDS encoding fucose isomerase gives MADPVILIANGDLRLSANQTCWAAQAEVEQMVIEAVRAFGHEIERGHPYDETKKHGFIDSQKHGMEVFRQIPPTAPLIVVEAVWQYSHHVLHGLYTHQGPILTIANWSGQWPGLVGMLNLNASLTKAGVPYSTLWSEDFKDEAFLGGLKRWLNGEKVIHDNSHVRPLGALRLPKQAEETGSAMARELYRDKAIMGIFDEGCMGMYNAIIPDELLHRTGVFKERLSQSALYAEMLTVADAEAQAVRDWLDAKGMKFLTGPNPDTDLTDAQILDQCKMYIAALRIADDFGCATIGIQYQQGLKDLAPASDLVEGLLNNVDRPPVTSRDGSRVLYEGKALPHFNEVDECCGLDALITNRVWTKLGYDPETTLHDVRYGEQYNGEYVWVYLISGAVPPAHNQGGYAGTTSERQPPMYFRKGGGTVKGISKAGELVWSRIYIDSGILKADIGRAKAIDLPAEETDRRWKLTTPPWPIMHAVLHGVSRDQFMGRHKSNHINVAYAPTAEDANKALAVKAAMFRDLGIDVHVCGTQHGLGE, from the coding sequence ATGGCAGACCCGGTCATCTTAATCGCTAATGGGGATCTGCGCCTTTCAGCCAACCAGACGTGTTGGGCGGCGCAGGCAGAAGTAGAGCAGATGGTCATCGAGGCGGTGCGTGCCTTCGGTCATGAAATCGAACGCGGCCATCCATACGATGAGACCAAGAAGCACGGCTTCATCGACAGCCAGAAGCACGGCATGGAGGTCTTCCGGCAGATTCCTCCCACCGCGCCGCTGATTGTAGTCGAAGCGGTCTGGCAGTACAGCCACCACGTGCTCCACGGCCTTTATACCCATCAGGGCCCCATCCTGACTATCGCCAACTGGAGCGGGCAGTGGCCCGGCCTGGTGGGCATGTTGAATCTCAACGCCAGCTTAACCAAGGCGGGCGTCCCCTACTCCACGTTGTGGTCGGAAGACTTCAAGGACGAGGCTTTCCTCGGCGGCCTGAAGCGCTGGCTCAACGGCGAGAAAGTCATCCACGACAACAGCCATGTCCGTCCGTTGGGCGCGCTGCGCCTGCCGAAGCAAGCCGAAGAGACCGGCTCGGCGATGGCGCGCGAACTCTATCGCGACAAGGCCATCATGGGCATCTTCGACGAGGGTTGCATGGGCATGTACAACGCCATCATCCCCGACGAACTGCTGCACCGCACCGGCGTGTTCAAAGAGCGGCTCAGCCAGAGCGCGCTTTACGCCGAGATGCTCACCGTTGCCGATGCGGAAGCCCAGGCTGTCCGCGACTGGCTCGACGCCAAGGGCATGAAGTTCCTGACGGGTCCGAATCCGGACACCGACCTCACCGACGCCCAGATTCTCGACCAGTGCAAGATGTACATCGCCGCGCTGCGCATCGCCGACGACTTCGGCTGCGCCACCATCGGCATCCAATATCAGCAGGGTCTTAAGGACCTCGCCCCAGCCTCTGACCTGGTGGAAGGGCTGCTGAATAACGTCGACCGGCCGCCCGTCACCTCGCGCGACGGCTCGCGGGTCCTTTATGAGGGCAAGGCGCTGCCGCACTTCAACGAAGTGGACGAGTGCTGCGGCCTGGATGCGCTGATCACCAACCGCGTCTGGACGAAGCTCGGCTACGATCCCGAGACGACGCTGCACGACGTCCGCTACGGCGAACAGTACAACGGCGAGTACGTCTGGGTGTATCTGATCTCCGGCGCCGTCCCGCCGGCCCACAACCAGGGCGGGTACGCCGGCACCACCAGCGAACGCCAGCCGCCGATGTACTTCCGCAAGGGCGGCGGCACGGTGAAGGGCATTTCCAAGGCCGGCGAACTGGTCTGGAGCCGCATCTACATCGACTCCGGCATCCTCAAGGCCGACATCGGACGCGCCAAGGCGATCGACCTGCCGGCGGAAGAGACCGACCGGCGATGGAAGCTCACCACCCCGCCGTGGCCCATCATGCACGCCGTGCTGCACGGGGTCTCGCGCGACCAGTTCATGGGCCGTCACAAGTCCAACCACATCAACGTGGCGTATGCACCCACGGCCGAGGATGCCAACAAGGCTCTCGCCGTGAAGGCGGCCATGTTCCGCGATTTGGGCATCGATGTCCATGTGTGCGGCACCCAACACGGGCTGGGCGAATAG